The following proteins are encoded in a genomic region of Cryptomeria japonica chromosome 11, Sugi_1.0, whole genome shotgun sequence:
- the LOC131066418 gene encoding dirigent protein 16-like — protein MAWRTSELLLLMLLIVWSSYVSATRKLLTDSPKIEEEGSSSPKTITFFMHHLTAGPNPIANSGLGVGGFPIGIQGTGNAISGLPNQFGNNMNFNGIGNENGNGNGPLPLTIPSGAINNSPFFGQLPISSTTGLIPNGGVQGLGSLIPGLGLNALGLGFQNSFPNTNIINGGLNPLGGASGIQLNNVVVIEDTLTEGPDLHSSAMLGKGEGYYYHLPSHAEEEDPNTMLLAFTAKFEGSEYGGSSIEFSGKDNIALAQREVAVVGGSGVFHNAQGHALIETISHTVDETVLKFTATLTYE, from the coding sequence ATGGCGTGGAGGACTAGCGAGCTTCTTTTACTGATGCTACTCATTGTGTGGAGTAGTTATGTGAGTGCAACTAGAAAATTATTAACAGATAGCCCAAAGATAGAAGAGGAAGGGTCTTCAAGTCCAAAGACCATCACCTTCTTTATGCACCACCTAACAGCAGGACCAAACCCAATAGCCAATTCTGGACTTGGAGTTGGTGGATTTCCTATTGGAATTCAAGGCACTGGCAATGCCATCTCTGGCCTGCCAAACCAATTTGGAAATAACATGAACTTCAATGGCATTGGGAATGAGAATGGTAATGGGAATGGTCCTCTCCCATTAACCATTCCAAGTGGAGCCATCAACAATTCTCCTTTCTTTGGCCAGCTGCCCATCTCTTCCACCACTGGCCTCATCCCCAACGGAGGAGTACAGGGCCTCGGCTCACTCATTCCGGGCCTTGGCCTTAATGCTCTTGGCTTAGGCTTTCAGAATTCCTTTCCCAACACAAATATTATTAATGGCGGACTAAATCCTCTTGGAGGGGCCTCAGGTATCCAACTAAATAATGTGGTTGTGATTGAAGACACCTTGACAGAGGGTCCTGATCTTCACTCGTCTGCTATGCTTGGAAAGGGGGAGGGATACTATTATCATTTGCCCAGCCATGCTGAAGAGGAAGATCCCAATACAATGTTACTCGCTTTCACAGCCAAATTTGAAGGTTCTGAATACGGAGGCAGCAGCATTGAATTCTCAGGCAAAGATAACATTGCATTGGCACAGAGGGAGGTGGCAGTAGTAGGAGGGAGCGGGGTGTTCCACAATGCTCAAGGCCATGCACTCATAGAGACCATTTCTCACACAGTCGATGAGACAGTGCTCAAATTTACCGCCACTCTTACCTATGAATGA